The nucleotide sequence CGTTTCCTCCAGCGCTTTACCCCCCTCCGACATCGCCTTCAGGGCGGTTTCGATCTGGCGGGTACGCGGTGGATTCGGGTCTGGTTTTGGCTTAATCGTGTGAAAAAGCGGGCCGATACGCGGTATCTTCCGTTCATCTTTGCCACTCTTCCAGACCAGTTCGGTTACTTCGCCCTGCGCGTTTGGGCTGAACGTAACAAACGCGTCCCGATCCATGGAGGCAAAGCGAGTGGTTGATTCAGGTACGAATTCTTCATCGATAAATCCATCGGCCAGCGTGTACAGACGATCATTTTCTGCTTTGAAGGTTATGATCCGGTTGTTGGCAAATTCATAGCGCCCTTCCAGAGCGGCAAGCCGATTGGGGTGAACCTGGGCGGCTGTCCGGGCAGCGGGCATTTTGGACGTGTAACCCGCCCAATGATATTTTCTGGCTACCGCGTCCAGAATACGTCCCAGCATCTGGGAGTTATCGTTGGCATTGATCATGATAACGACGCCCTGCCCCGTTTCAACCCCCGCCGTCATCAGGGCGTCGAAGCCTTCATCCCGGCCATTGTGTCCAAACCGCATCGCCGGTCCTTTGCCTTCTAAAAAGACGCCAAGACCGTCGTTGTCCTTTTGATCGGTGAGCATCTGCTGCGTCATTTCCCGTGACAGCACGGCCCCCGGTTTACCCGCAAAGGCGTTCTGAATACTGATGGCAAATCGCGCCAGATCGGAAGGCGTGGTCCATAGGCCAGCGGCCGCCATTTCGGGGTAAATATGCCAGCGCCCTTTGACCAGACTTCGATAGCCTGAGTGCCCCGTAGCGGTTGCCTGTGCTTTGTCGGCCGGAAGCGGCTGCTCATAGGTGCTCGCTGTCATCTTCAGCGGTCCCAGCACCGTTTCCTGCATGTACTGCGGAAAGGATTTGCCCGTTACGTCCAGCATGAGCTGCTGCATAACGGTATAACCACCCCCGGAGTAGCGCCAGCGGCTGCCCGGCACAAAATCGACCCGAACCGGAGCCGTATTGGCAGGCGGGGCACCGTCGAGAATCTGCACAACCGTTGGGATTGGAGAACCTGCCTCATAGCCGGGAAACCCGTGAACCGTGAGCCCGGTGGTATGGCTGAGTAACCCCCGTAGCGTTACTTTTTTATCCCTGGTGAAGTCATTCTCGGGCACTTTCCAGGTTCGCAGCTTTGCGTTCACATCTTCGTCGAGCGACAGCTTGCCTTCTTCAACCAGACGGAGGGCACCAACGGCCGCAACCGACTTGCTGATTGAGCCAGCCTGGAATAAGGTAGAGGTAGTCAGGGGTGTCTTGCCACTCTTATCGGTGAATCCATAGCTTTGGGCTTTAACGATTTTACCGTC is from Spirosoma taeanense and encodes:
- a CDS encoding serine hydrolase; the encoded protein is MRQRCRPLPLVALLLLLQPLHADDLDDYIRQQLRKRQIPGLSLAIIQDGKIVKAQSYGFTDKSGKTPLTTSTLFQAGSISKSVAAVGALRLVEEGKLSLDEDVNAKLRTWKVPENDFTRDKKVTLRGLLSHTTGLTVHGFPGYEAGSPIPTVVQILDGAPPANTAPVRVDFVPGSRWRYSGGGYTVMQQLMLDVTGKSFPQYMQETVLGPLKMTASTYEQPLPADKAQATATGHSGYRSLVKGRWHIYPEMAAAGLWTTPSDLARFAISIQNAFAGKPGAVLSREMTQQMLTDQKDNDGLGVFLEGKGPAMRFGHNGRDEGFDALMTAGVETGQGVVIMINANDNSQMLGRILDAVARKYHWAGYTSKMPAARTAAQVHPNRLAALEGRYEFANNRIITFKAENDRLYTLADGFIDEEFVPESTTRFASMDRDAFVTFSPNAQGEVTELVWKSGKDERKIPRIGPLFHTIKPKPDPNPPRTRQIETALKAMSEGGKALEETAGVTAGARRDFSRGSGELAGFKSMTFVGVEDVSGRGIERHESPVGQVLAYKLLTDMTQRYVIVHLTPEGLVTDYDVVPE